The following are encoded together in the Kwoniella europaea PYCC6329 chromosome 1, complete sequence genome:
- a CDS encoding tyrosine aminotransferase: MPDIQLIAAQDITSQAPLKPTTSIVKKEWNVRVSPAVGRSRNPIRETLASITANQPSCSKTPINLGLGDPTHYPLHPPPPAAITAVAQAAIGGGANGYLNGVGSTEARQAVADYHERWDQVKYDISDIVLSHGVGQGLDLLFSVIIPPASVEKSNILLPRPGFAQYTALLANLDAEIRYYDCVEDKDWEVDLEMIDQLCDDNTRAILINNPSNPCGSNYSRQALKDILVIAEEHKVPIIADEIYGHMTWSAPFTPLASLSNTVPIITLSGLSKRFLVPGWRFGWLCLHDPLGIASSIKSGMQCWGNRFMGPNSLIQAALPTILATEPEWYDEVINKIEALAKIVYQGVSDAPGLSTHCPSGAMYSFVKIDLAAFPTIKDDVAFATALYNEQAVFVLPGLCFGMPGYFRIVLGTPSDVMTEVIERIQQFCSKHSVIDQDL, encoded by the exons ATGCCTGACATTCAATTGATCGCTGCTCAGGACATCACATCCCAAGCTCCCCTCAAACCAACGACAAGCATCGTGAAGAAGGAGTGGAACGTTCGCGTTTCGCCAGCCGTC GGTCGATCTCGTAATCCCATCAGAGAGACTTTAGCATCTATAACTGCGAATCAGCCTAGTTGTTCCAAAACACCTATCAATCTGGGTTTAGGTGATCCTACACattatcctcttcaccctcctCCACCGGCTGCCATCACAGCCGTCGCGCAAGCTGCGATAGGTGGCGGAGCCAATGGATATCTGAATGGTGTAGGGTCCACCGAAGCTAGGCAAGCAGTAGCAGACTATCATGAACGCTGGGATCAAGTGAAATACGATATAAGCGATATCGtattg AGTCATGGTGTAGGTCAGGGTTTGGATCTGCTATTTTCAGTGATAATACCGCCTGCTTCAGTCGAGAAATCCAACATCCTCTTACCTCGACCTGGCTTTGCACAATACACTGCGCTGTTGGCGAATCTAGATGCTGAGATAAGATACTACGATTGTGTAGAGGATAAAGATTGGGAGGTAGATCTTGAAATGATAGATCAGCTCTGTGATGATAATACCCGAGCGATCTTGATT AATAACCCCAGCAATCCTTGCGGAAGTAACTACAGCCgacaagctttgaaagatattCTAGTTATAGCTGAAGAACATAAGGTTCCTATCATTGCGGATGAGATCTACGGACATATG ACTTGGTCAGCTCCCTTCACTCCTTTGGCCTCCCTCTCAAATACAGTACCGATCATCACTCTTTCCGGTCTCTCCAAGCGATTCCTCGTCCCCGGTTGGCGTTTCGGTTGGTTATGCCTTCATGATCCTCTTGGAATAGCCTCCAGCATCAAAAGTGGAATGCAGTGCTGGGGTAATCGATTCATGGGTCCCAATAGCTTGATACAAGCTGCTTTGCCTACTATCTTGGCGACAGAACCAGAATGGTATGACGAGGTCATCAACAAGATTGAG GCTCTCGCCAAGATAGTATATCAAGGAGTCAGTGATGCTCCAGGTCTCAGTACCCACTGTCCCAGCGGAGCGATGTACAGTTTCGTAAAGATCGATCTAGCGGCTTTCCCAACGATCAAGGATGATGTTGCTTTCGCTACTGCCCTGTACAACGAACAGGCAGTGTTCGTGCTGCCTGGACTTTGTTTTGGTATGCCCGGGTATTTCAGGATAGTGCTGGGAACTCCTTCAGATGTGATGACTGAGGTTATTGAAAGGATACAACAGTTTTGCAGCAAACACAGTGTGATTGATCAAGACCTGTGA